One window from the genome of Amaranthus tricolor cultivar Red isolate AtriRed21 chromosome 9, ASM2621246v1, whole genome shotgun sequence encodes:
- the LOC130823935 gene encoding mitotic spindle checkpoint protein BUBR1 isoform X1, whose amino-acid sequence MATENYEKMDPESKYLMEMRENSKRTHESEEEEPEDEFLWDNQKENVRPLKKGRNVKLLNESLKSHYHLPLKQSLLLTRRKFIEAIDEYVGDDPLQPWLRCIKWVEQAFPAGGDSSGLLVIYEECVRTFWHDDRYRDDHRYLRIWLQYAENCADAEVIYRFLDANKIGQSHSAYYVSYALHMESKRKIKAANQIFNQALSINARPHDKLEAAYRKFLARTMARTKTTTDEDEMENILSVRGFGTVLSEGENRRNQMRVSEISRKSNKGNRDERIPLSVYKDKNMENNSDYGLDLSKGESKSWDTLATHKDRNKENKAIPAKWTSYKVMQRPGSRLGRVTTPAIEVFVDEECEHGRLQQTADPQNDSNLLLKERDEDNINRETEMLKVNPLRNFPASSLPR is encoded by the exons ATGGCGacagaaaattatgaaaagatgGATCCAGAGTCCAAATATCTTATGGAAATGCGTGAAAATTCAAAGAGAACTCAtgaatctgaagaagaagaaccagAAGATGAATTTCTATGGGATAATCAAAAAGAGAATGTCAGACCTTTGAAAAAAGGTCGTAATGTAAAGCTATTGAATGAATCACTTAAATCTCACTACCATCTTCCTCTCAAGCAATCTTTACTTCTTACTCGAAG GAAGTTTATTGAAGCCATTGATGAGTATGTTGGTGATGACCCTCTTCAACCCTGGCTTCG GTGCATAAAGTGGGTGGAGCAAGCTTTTCCTGCTGGTGGAGATTCCTCAGGCTTGCTTGTAATCTATGAGGAGTGCGTTCGTACATTTTGGCATGACGATCGCTATCGTGACGATCATCGATATCTTAGAATCTGGCTTCAATAT GCTGAAAATTGTGCGGATGCTGAAGTAATATACAGGTTTCTGGATGCCAACAAGATTGGTCAATCTCATTCTGCATATTATGTTTCTTATGCTTTGCATATGGAATCCAAACGCAAGATCAAAGCTGCcaatcaaattttcaatcaaGCCCTTTCAAT AAATGCTCGACCACATGATAAGCTGGAAGCAGCTTACAGGAAATTTCTGGCTCGTACAATGGCAAGAACTAAAACCACTACTGAT GAAGATGAAATGGAGAATATTTTATCAGTTCGAGGATTCGGCACTGTGCTGTCTGAAGGAGAAAACA GAAGAAACCAAATGAGAGTTTCAGAAATTTCCAGGAAAAGTAACAAGGGAAATAG gGATGAACGTATACCTTTATCTGTGTACAAGGATAAAAATATGGAGAACAACTCTGATTATGGATTAGATTTATCAAAAGGTGAATCGAAATCTTGGGATACCCTTGCCACTCACAAAGATAGGAACAAAGAGAACAAAGCCATCCCTGCAAAGTGGACATCATATAAG GTTATGCAAAGACCTGGCAGTAGACTTGGAAGAGTTACCACTCCTGCAATTGAAGTCTTTGTTGATGAAGAATGTGAACATGGCAG ATTGCAACAAACTGCTGATCCTCAAAACGATTCAAATTTGCTATTAAAGGAAAGGGATGAGGATAATATCAATAG GGAAACTGAAATGCTCAAGGTAAATCCACTGCGCAACTTCCCTGCTAGCAGCTTACCGCGatga
- the LOC130823935 gene encoding mitotic spindle checkpoint protein BUBR1 isoform X2, with translation MATENYEKMDPESKYLMEMRENSKRTHESEEEEPEDEFLWDNQKENVRPLKKGRNVKLLNESLKSHYHLPLKQSLLLTRRCIKWVEQAFPAGGDSSGLLVIYEECVRTFWHDDRYRDDHRYLRIWLQYAENCADAEVIYRFLDANKIGQSHSAYYVSYALHMESKRKIKAANQIFNQALSINARPHDKLEAAYRKFLARTMARTKTTTDEDEMENILSVRGFGTVLSEGENRRNQMRVSEISRKSNKGNRDERIPLSVYKDKNMENNSDYGLDLSKGESKSWDTLATHKDRNKENKAIPAKWTSYKVMQRPGSRLGRVTTPAIEVFVDEECEHGRLQQTADPQNDSNLLLKERDEDNINRETEMLKVNPLRNFPASSLPR, from the exons ATGGCGacagaaaattatgaaaagatgGATCCAGAGTCCAAATATCTTATGGAAATGCGTGAAAATTCAAAGAGAACTCAtgaatctgaagaagaagaaccagAAGATGAATTTCTATGGGATAATCAAAAAGAGAATGTCAGACCTTTGAAAAAAGGTCGTAATGTAAAGCTATTGAATGAATCACTTAAATCTCACTACCATCTTCCTCTCAAGCAATCTTTACTTCTTACTCGAAG GTGCATAAAGTGGGTGGAGCAAGCTTTTCCTGCTGGTGGAGATTCCTCAGGCTTGCTTGTAATCTATGAGGAGTGCGTTCGTACATTTTGGCATGACGATCGCTATCGTGACGATCATCGATATCTTAGAATCTGGCTTCAATAT GCTGAAAATTGTGCGGATGCTGAAGTAATATACAGGTTTCTGGATGCCAACAAGATTGGTCAATCTCATTCTGCATATTATGTTTCTTATGCTTTGCATATGGAATCCAAACGCAAGATCAAAGCTGCcaatcaaattttcaatcaaGCCCTTTCAAT AAATGCTCGACCACATGATAAGCTGGAAGCAGCTTACAGGAAATTTCTGGCTCGTACAATGGCAAGAACTAAAACCACTACTGAT GAAGATGAAATGGAGAATATTTTATCAGTTCGAGGATTCGGCACTGTGCTGTCTGAAGGAGAAAACA GAAGAAACCAAATGAGAGTTTCAGAAATTTCCAGGAAAAGTAACAAGGGAAATAG gGATGAACGTATACCTTTATCTGTGTACAAGGATAAAAATATGGAGAACAACTCTGATTATGGATTAGATTTATCAAAAGGTGAATCGAAATCTTGGGATACCCTTGCCACTCACAAAGATAGGAACAAAGAGAACAAAGCCATCCCTGCAAAGTGGACATCATATAAG GTTATGCAAAGACCTGGCAGTAGACTTGGAAGAGTTACCACTCCTGCAATTGAAGTCTTTGTTGATGAAGAATGTGAACATGGCAG ATTGCAACAAACTGCTGATCCTCAAAACGATTCAAATTTGCTATTAAAGGAAAGGGATGAGGATAATATCAATAG GGAAACTGAAATGCTCAAGGTAAATCCACTGCGCAACTTCCCTGCTAGCAGCTTACCGCGatga
- the LOC130823172 gene encoding protein EARLY-RESPONSIVE TO DEHYDRATION 7, chloroplastic-like isoform X1, with protein MASQENHSNARQSLYPNIDQYNPDSSSPFISNPNPNFYPNPNPQSSSSLYPSIHMEDFVQNLFPDGYHNPNSTTGTHSDPGTPSAPPELESEPVQETLITVPGAVVNLIDQNYSVELAFGDFSVLRIRQGDNTVAVLACVSDEVQWPLIKEEAIVKVDDSHYFFSLSDSKEGDEVLNYGLTFASKGQEGLLKELDVLFGSFGNFTVQSVSEKSRGGLAEVDVSGEISPEELKSDENKRVAMERSCGAYWTTLAPNVEEYSGSAAKWIAAGSGHLIKGILWCGDITVDRLKWGHEVLKKRLDPAEKKEIDKNTMKRIKRVKRMTKMTKQVATGVLSGVVKVSGFFTSSVANSKVGKKFFSLLPGEMVLASLDGFNRICDAVEVAGKNVMSTTSTVTTGLVTHKYGEEAGKATHEGMGAAGHAIGTAWTVFKIRKALNPKSVLKPTTLAKSSLKAAAAEYKSQKSSK; from the exons ATGGCGTCTCAAGAGAATCATTCTAATGCACGACAATCATTATACCCTAACATTGATCAATACAACCCCGATTCTTCCTCCCCTTTCATTtctaaccctaaccctaattttTATCCCAATCCGAATCCTCAATCTTCTTCGTCTCTTTATCCTTCCATTCATATGGAAGATTTCGTCCAAAACCTTTTTCCTGACGGTTACCATAACCCTAATTCTACTACAGGAACTCATTCTGATCCCGGAACTCCTTCTGCTCCTCCTGAACTTGAATCTGAACCTGTTCAAGAAACCCTGATTACTGTTCCTGGTGCTGTTGTCAATCTTATTGACCAAAATTACAGCGTCGAGCTTGCTTTTGGAGATTTTTCGGTTCTGCGAATTCGTCAAGGTGATAATACCGTCGCTGTTCTGGCTTGTGTTTCCGATGAGGTTCAATGGCCGCTGATTAAAGAAGAGGCGATTGTCAAAGTTGATGATTCACATTATTTCTTCTCTTTATCGGATTCTAAAGAAGGGGATGAGGTTTTAAATTATGGGTTGACTTTTGCTTCTAAAGGACAAGAGGGTTTGCTTAAGGAATTGGATGTGCTTTTTGGGAGTTTTGGGAATTTTACAGTGCAGAGTGTATCAGAAAAGAGTAGAGGAGGTTTGGCAGAGGTGGATGTTTCTGGTGAGATATCACCCGAGGAATTGAAATCCGATGAGAATAAGAGAGTGGCAATGGAGAGGAGTTGTGGAGCTTATTGGACCACGTTGGCGCCCAACGTAGAGGAGTATAGTGGCTCTGCTGCTAAGTGGATTGCTGCCGGGTCAGGGCATCTCATTAAGGGGATTTTGTGGTGTGGAGATATAACTGTGGATAGGTTGAAGTGGGGTCATGAGGTGTTGAAGAAGAGGCTTGATCCTGCTGAGAAAAAGGAGATTGACAAAAATACAATGAAGAGGATTAAAAG GGTGAAAAGGATGACAAAAATGACCAAGCAGGTAGCGACTGGTGTTTTGTCTGGCGTTGTAAAAGTTTCTGGATTCTTCACTAGTTCAGTGGCTAACTCAAAAGTGGGAAAGAAATTCTTCAGCCTATTACCTGGGGAAATGGTGTTGGCATCACTGGATGGATTCA ATAGAATCTGTGATGCTGTTGAAGTAGCTGGAAAGAATGTCATGTCGACAACATCTACTGTGACTACTGGACTAGTGACACATAA ATATGGAGAGGAGGCTGGTAAGGCAACACATGAAGGGATGGGTGCAGCTGGACATGCAATTGGTACTGCATGGACTGTGTTCAAGATCCGAAAAGCCTTAAACCCTAAGAGTGTCCTTAAACCTACGACTCTGGCAAAATCTTCTCTTAAAGCAGCAGCTGCTGAATACAAGTCCCAAAAGAGTTCGAAATGA
- the LOC130823172 gene encoding protein EARLY-RESPONSIVE TO DEHYDRATION 7, chloroplastic-like isoform X2: MASQENHSNARQSLYPNIDQYNPDSSSPFISNPNPNFYPNPNPQSSSSLYPSIHMEDFVQNLFPDGYHNPNSTTGTHSDPGTPSAPPELESEPVQETLITVPGAVVNLIDQNYSVELAFGDFSVLRIRQGDNTVAVLACVSDEVQWPLIKEEAIVKVDDSHYFFSLSDSKEGDEVLNYGLTFASKGQEGLLKELDVLFGSFGNFTVQSVSEKSRGGLAEVDVSGEISPEELKSDENKRVAMERSCGAYWTTLAPNVEEYSGSAAKWIAAGSGHLIKGILWCGDITVDRLKWGHEVLKKRLDPAEKKEIDKNTMKRIKRVKRMTKMTKQVATGVLSGVVKVSGFFTSSVANSKVGKKFFSLLPGEMVLASLDGFNRICDAVEVAGKNVMSTTSTVTTGLVTHNWLLLVKSAGYWWQVCISLSGGI, from the exons ATGGCGTCTCAAGAGAATCATTCTAATGCACGACAATCATTATACCCTAACATTGATCAATACAACCCCGATTCTTCCTCCCCTTTCATTtctaaccctaaccctaattttTATCCCAATCCGAATCCTCAATCTTCTTCGTCTCTTTATCCTTCCATTCATATGGAAGATTTCGTCCAAAACCTTTTTCCTGACGGTTACCATAACCCTAATTCTACTACAGGAACTCATTCTGATCCCGGAACTCCTTCTGCTCCTCCTGAACTTGAATCTGAACCTGTTCAAGAAACCCTGATTACTGTTCCTGGTGCTGTTGTCAATCTTATTGACCAAAATTACAGCGTCGAGCTTGCTTTTGGAGATTTTTCGGTTCTGCGAATTCGTCAAGGTGATAATACCGTCGCTGTTCTGGCTTGTGTTTCCGATGAGGTTCAATGGCCGCTGATTAAAGAAGAGGCGATTGTCAAAGTTGATGATTCACATTATTTCTTCTCTTTATCGGATTCTAAAGAAGGGGATGAGGTTTTAAATTATGGGTTGACTTTTGCTTCTAAAGGACAAGAGGGTTTGCTTAAGGAATTGGATGTGCTTTTTGGGAGTTTTGGGAATTTTACAGTGCAGAGTGTATCAGAAAAGAGTAGAGGAGGTTTGGCAGAGGTGGATGTTTCTGGTGAGATATCACCCGAGGAATTGAAATCCGATGAGAATAAGAGAGTGGCAATGGAGAGGAGTTGTGGAGCTTATTGGACCACGTTGGCGCCCAACGTAGAGGAGTATAGTGGCTCTGCTGCTAAGTGGATTGCTGCCGGGTCAGGGCATCTCATTAAGGGGATTTTGTGGTGTGGAGATATAACTGTGGATAGGTTGAAGTGGGGTCATGAGGTGTTGAAGAAGAGGCTTGATCCTGCTGAGAAAAAGGAGATTGACAAAAATACAATGAAGAGGATTAAAAG GGTGAAAAGGATGACAAAAATGACCAAGCAGGTAGCGACTGGTGTTTTGTCTGGCGTTGTAAAAGTTTCTGGATTCTTCACTAGTTCAGTGGCTAACTCAAAAGTGGGAAAGAAATTCTTCAGCCTATTACCTGGGGAAATGGTGTTGGCATCACTGGATGGATTCA ATAGAATCTGTGATGCTGTTGAAGTAGCTGGAAAGAATGTCATGTCGACAACATCTACTGTGACTACTGGACTAGTGACACATAA TTGGCTGTTGCTTGTGAAGAGTGCAGGCTATTGGTGGCAGGTATGTATAAGTTTATCGGGGGGAATCTGA
- the LOC130823171 gene encoding histidine kinase 1, whose translation MADNSNKTSSESSSPRTPMGSPQSKLLHKFFCFSTCCRSNPTLRVRRRLRGDVEEEFQYASSDCLSSYYSVFVVRLAIMALLAILIGMLTILTWHFTRVYTTKSLDSLAFGLRFELLQRPLLRMWNIVNSTVEVTTAQVNLSEYIIKKYSSLPQTQENQVELYQTMKDVMWALFASHKALNSMTINYRNGFVQGFHRDHRSNNTFYIYSDLANYSISATAYEVSKVSSHQRWNDQSIQGNLSAKWYREPLDPVSGVKIGKQNLIPPDDLINIAGPSQVPDGVASWHVSVSKHSNSPLLSAALPVWNPSNESIVAVVGATTALYSVGQLMKELVEVHSGHIYLTSQEGFLLATSTNAPLLKNTTEGPKLVMAVDSDDDIIQQGAQWLKREYSNKFPPTYGVHVENIKLGGKKYYIDSFFLNLKRLPMVGVILIPREYIMGKVDHRAFKTLVILICASVCILITGCICILILTNGVSKEMKLRAELINQLDARRRAEASSNYKSQFLANMSHELRTPMAAVIGLLDILICDDCLTNEQYATVTQIRKCSNALLRLLNNILDLSKVEAGKLVLEEAEFDLGRELEGLIDMFSVQCINHHVETLLDLPDDMPKFLRGDSARVVQIFANLISNSIKFTTTGYVILRGWCERSDNCSNIGPLPITLESDLCPIAKSKQQGGPFMKKTGKKENKVKLWFEVDDTGCGINPSKWESVFESFEQADPSTTRRHGGTGLGLCIVRTLVRKMGGDIKIVEKNGLGTLMQLCLVLGTSSDKTAQHCDVELANHSLMVLLALSGSTGRLIMSRWLEGKGVSTLQASDWNELTQMLRKVFKGKGPPDDNFIDIQTQIELFTAKDIKNSQFIIVVDIGLLDLSTNLWKEQLNCLNRYADEAKFAWILNHDTSSSIKKELRRKGHFLMVNRPLYKSKMIQILEAFIKQRGHELQEQYESTSLSTTTVEGEMHECLEVDPIHYDASSSEDSDKGYIGCSSSGSTGQNEPKKRERTKKPTLVQLSAANNYLLEFDGDDFPESNQHDNQKESEDTKKDSTEERKDVHFAKSTEQKSLEGIKILLAEDTPVLQRVATIMLEKVGARVMAVGDGLQAVNTLKNSMNAEGGCATSPLLDGNTSKAQTPNRNFPPFDLILMDCQMPKMDGYEATKEIRRLESGTGTHIPIVALTAHAMSSDEAKCLEVGMDAYLTKPIDYKLMVSTILSLTSKVS comes from the exons ATGGCagataattcaaataaaaccTCATCAGAATCATCATCACCAAGAACACCAATGGGATCTCCACAAAGTAAGTtattacacaaattcttttgTTTTAGTACCTGTTGCAGAAGTAACCCAACTTTAAGAGTTAGAAGACGACTTCGTGGGGATGTTGAGGAAGAGTTTCAATATGCAAGCTCTGATTGTCTGTCATCGTACTATAGTGTCTTTGTTGTCCGCCTTGCTATAATG GCTCTTCTGGCAATTTTGATAGGGATGCTAACTATACTGACATGGCACTTTACGCGTGTCTACACTACCAAATCCTTGGATAGTCTCGCATTTGGACTCCGCTTTGAGCTTCTTCAACGTCCTTTGCTACGAATGTGGAATATTGTGAACTCCACGGTTGAAGTAACAACAGCTCAGGTCAATCTATCAGAGTATATCATCAAAAAGTACAGCAGCTTGCCACAAACTCAAGAAAATCAAGTTGAG TTATATCAAACGATGAAGGATGTAATGTGGGCATTATTTGCGAGTCATAAAGCTCTAAATTCAATGACAATAAACTACAGAAATGGGTTTGTCCAGGGTTTCCATAGAGATCATAGGAGTAATAACACTTTCTACATTTACTCTGATCTTGCAAATTATTCAATCAGTGCAACTGCGTATGAAGTTAGCAAGGTATCTTCTCATCAGAGGTGGAATGATCAATCAATACAAGGCAACCTTTCTGCTAAATGGTACCGTGAGCCACTTGATCCTGTCAGTGGTGTAAAGATTGGAAAGCAAAATCTGATTCCTCCCGATGATTTGATAAATATTGCTGGTCCTTCACAAGTGCCTGATGGAGTTGCTTCATGGCATGTATCAGTGAGCAAGCATTCAAATTCACCTTTGCTTTCTGCTGCACTGCCTGTGTGGAACCCTTCCAATGAGAGTATAGTTGCTGTTGTGGGTGCTACGACTGCGTTGTATAGTGTCGGACAGTTGATGAAGGAGCTGGTGGAAGTACATAGTGGTCATATATACCTTACATCTCAAGAGGGTTTTTTGCTTGCCACTTCCACTAATGCCCCTCTCTTGAAGAATACCACAGAAGGCCCTAAGCTTGTTATGGCTGTCGATTCAGATGATGATATCATTCAGCAGGGTGCTCAATGGCTGAAGAGAGAGTACTCTAACAAATTTCCTCCGACTTATGGAGTTCATGTAGAGAATATTAAGCTTGGTGGCAAGAAATATTACATTGACTCATTTTTCCTAAATTTGAAACGGCTTCCAATG GTGGGTGTCATCCTAATCCCCAGGGAATATATAATGGGGAAGGTGGATCACCGAGCTTTTAAAACATTGGTGATACTTATATGCGCTTCGGTCTGCATCCTAATAACTGGATGTATTTGCATATTGATATTGACTAATGGAGTATCAAAGGAAATGAAACTTAGAGCGGAACTGATTAATCAACTTGATGCTAGGAGACGAGCAGAAGCATCAAGCAACTATAAAAGCCAGTTTCTAGCAAACATGAG CCATGAGCTGAGAACACCTATGGCAGCAGTGATTGGGTTGCTGGATATTCTAATATGTGATGATTGTCTCACAAATGAACAATATGCAACTGTTACTCAGATTCGGAAATGTTCAAATGCACTTCTCCGTCTTCTTAACAACATTTTGGACCTCAGCAAG GTTGAAGCCGGGAAACTGGTGCTAGAAGAAGCAGAATTCGATTTGGGGCGTGAACTCGAAGGACTTATTGACATGTTTTCTGTTCAGTGCATCAACCACCATGTAGAAACTCTTTTAGATCTCCCAG ATGACATGCCTAAATTCCTCAGAGGAGATTCAGCTCGAGTGGTTCAGATATTTGCAAATCTTATTAGCAATTCTATTAAGTTCACAACAA CTGGTTATGTAATCTTAAGAGGATGGTGCGAAAGATCTGATAATTGTAGCAACATTGGACCGCTTCCTATCACTTTGGAGTCAGATTTGTGTCCGATTGCGAAGTCAAAGCAACAAGGAGGACCTTTCATGAAGAAAACTggcaaaaaagaaaacaaagtgaAACTTTGGTTTGAAGTTGATGACACCGGCTGTG GTATCAATCCTAGTAAATGGGAGTCTGTATTTGAAAGCTTTGAGCAAGCTGACCCATCAACTACGAGAAG GCATGGCGGCACTGGTTTGGGCCTCTGCATAGTACGAACCTTG GTCCGTAAGATGGGAGGCGACATCAAGATAGTTGAGAAAAATGGGCTTGGAACATTGATGCAGCTGTGTTTGGTTCTTGGCACTTCCTCAGACAAAACAGCACAGCACTGTGATGTAGAACTTGCTAACCATAGCCTAATG GTACTACTTGCACTAAGTGGGAGTACAGGAAGATTAATTATGTCTCGGTGGCTGGAGGGGAAGGGGGTTTCAACTTTACAGGCCTCTGACTGGAATGAACTGACACAAATGCTTAGAAAAGTTTTCAAAGGCAAAGGTCCACCTGATGACAATTTTATCGACATACAAACCCAGATTGAACTTTTCACTGCAAAGGATATCAAAAATTCACAGTTCATCATAGTTGTTGATATTGGTTTGCTTGACTTAAGTACCAATTTATGGAAAGAACAGCTCAACTGTCTTAATAGATATGCCGATGAAGCAAAATTTGCGTGGATACTAAACCATGACACATCTAGTTCTATCAAGAAAGAGCTTCGAAGAAAGGGGCATTTTTTGATGGTTAACAGACCATTATACAAATCAAAAATGATTCAGATTTTGGAAGCATTCATAAAGCAAAGGGGTCACGAGTTACAAGAACAATATGAAAGCACTTCCCTTTCAACAACTACGGTAGAAGGGGAAATGCATGAATGTCTGGAGGTTGATCCGATTCATTATGATGCCTCTAGCTCTGAAGATTCTGATAAAGGATATATTGGATGTTCGAGTTCTGGAAGTACAGGTCAGAATGAACCTAAGAAAAGGGAGAGAACTAAAAAACCAACATTGGTACAACTCTCAGCAGCTAACAATTACCTGCTCGAGTTTGATGGTGACGACTTTCCAGAAAGTAACCAGCATGACAATCAGAAAGAGAGTGAAGACACTAAAAAAGACAGTACGGAAGAAAGGAAAGATGTTCATTTTGCAAAAAGTACAGAACAGAAATCTTTAGAAGGCATCAAGATTCTACTTGCAGAAGATACACCTGTTCTTCAGAGGGTAGCAACGATTATGCTTGAAAAAGTCGGAGCTAGAGTGATGGCCGTAGGAGATGGCTTACAGGCAGTGAACACTCTCAAAAACTCTATGAATGCGGAAGGTGGCTGTGCCACATCCCCGTTACTAGATGGAAACACAAGTAAAGCGCAAACCCCAAACCGTAACTTTCCTCCATTTGATCTGATTCTAATGGATTGTCAG ATGCCGAAAATGGATGGGTATGAAGCTACGAAAGAGATAAGAAGATTGGAATCAGGAACGGGTACTCACATTCCCATAGTTGCGCTGACAGCCCATGCAATGTCATCTGATGAGGCCAAATGCTTGGAGGTGGGCATGGATGCGTATTTAACAAAGCCAATCGACTACAAGCTGATGGTATCAACCATTCTTTCACTAACCAGTAAAGTTTCCTGA